Proteins from a single region of Bombus pascuorum chromosome 5, iyBomPasc1.1, whole genome shotgun sequence:
- the LOC132906670 gene encoding clavesin-1-like, with protein sequence MERLGDQDACTVPSKSRELPQLKIGSSVLKADFDEGDDFYKEKTKNELRETPEVMEQALKDFKAMFKDEPDLFVPDDDEFCRKFLRPCKWYPKSAFELMKRFYKFKMNNPRYCLNLLPSNEKKVLSSDMVIPLPDRMADGCRVLQVNCGKAWNTKIISIDEIFRSIILSLEAAMAEPKTQIAGIHVILNMDGLTLNHVTHITPSFAASVTDWVQRCLPCRLKGIHIVNQPFIFNMVYAIFKPFLLEKTRKRLHFHGTNRDTLLSLIDAKALPIEFGGKLEMPNESIGQGICDYFCWFEKDFEVASKYGYVKSTK encoded by the exons ATGGAGCGGCTAGGAGACCAGGATGCCTGCACCGTTCCAAGCAAATCGAGAGAATTGCCGCAATTGAAGATAGGCAGCTCCGTGTTGAAGGCCGATTTCGACGAAGGCGATGACTTCTACAAGGAAAAGACGAAGAACGAGTTACGCGAGACGCCAGAGGTCATGGAACAGGCGTTGAAGGACTTCAAGGCGATGTTCAAAG ATGAACCCGATCTGTTCGTGCCGGATGACGATGAATTTTGTCGGAAGTTCCTACGACCTTGCAAATGGTACCCGAAAAGTGCCTTTGAACTG ATGAAACGGTTTTACAAGTTCAAGATGAACAATCCACGCTACTGTTTAAATCTCTTACCCAGCAACGAGAAGAAGGTGCTGTCTTCGGATATGGTGATTCCGTTACCAGATCGTATGGCGGATGGTTGTAGAGTGTTACAGGTGAACTGTGGGAAAGCATGGAACACGAAAATCATCAGTATCGATGAAATATTCCGATCGATCATACTGTCACTGGAAGCCGCTATGGCTGAACCCAAGACACAG ATCGCTGGAATccatgtaattttaaatatggaCGGCCTAACATTGAATCATGTGACACACATCACTCCGAGTTTCGCTGCCTCGGTAACGGATTGGGTACAGAGATGTTTACCCTGTCGACTGAAGGGTATCCACATAGTGAATCAACCCTTTATATTCAACATGGTTTACGCTATCTTCAAACCTTTCCTTCTG gaGAAAACACGCAAGAGGCTTCACTTCCACGGAACAAACAGAGACACTTTATTGTCTTTGATCGATGCGAAAGCTTTGCCGATTGAGTTTGGTGGCAAACTCGAGATGCCGAACGAATCGATTGGTCAAGGCATTTGCGATTATTTCTGCTGGTTCGAGAAGGACTTCGAAG